In one window of Frigoriglobus tundricola DNA:
- a CDS encoding glycosyltransferase family 4 protein — protein MRIAFITAGAAGMFCGSCMRDNTLVTALRRLGHDALLVPAYMPITVDEPDASQKRVFFGGINIYLEQRFWLFRHTPRFLDRLFNFRWLLKWVSRFAARAKYSEQGGLTISMLEGSHGKQAKEVASLVEFLRDEKPDVVLFTNALLSGVIPEVKRALGVPVFVTLQGDDIFLDELSPGERARCAELIRANGRSVDAYISTSAYYADHMAGYLGVPRGDICVIPPGINLTGHGGPADAPGNRAPTVGYFARICPEKGFHRAVEAFIAFRRLPDAPAARFKVSGWLGEANRPFYTEQVKRLEAAGLLGDFEHVECPTHETKVQFMRSIDVLCVPTVYREPKGLYVMEAWANGVPVLLPAHGAFPELVESTGGGLLVDPDSIDELAAGMKKVLTDHAFRQRAGRAGEAAVRARYTADAMARETVTLLERFVRPSPTPAPTA, from the coding sequence ATGCGCATCGCGTTCATTACTGCCGGCGCCGCGGGCATGTTCTGCGGCAGTTGCATGCGGGACAACACGCTCGTCACGGCCCTGCGCCGGCTCGGCCACGACGCGCTCCTGGTCCCCGCTTACATGCCGATCACGGTGGACGAACCCGACGCCTCACAGAAGCGCGTCTTCTTCGGCGGCATCAACATCTATCTCGAACAGCGGTTCTGGCTGTTCCGGCACACGCCCCGGTTCCTCGACCGGTTGTTCAACTTCCGCTGGCTGCTCAAGTGGGTGTCGCGGTTCGCGGCGCGCGCGAAGTACAGCGAACAGGGGGGGCTCACGATCTCGATGCTCGAGGGCTCGCACGGCAAGCAGGCGAAAGAGGTCGCCAGCCTGGTCGAGTTCCTTCGGGACGAGAAACCGGACGTTGTGCTCTTCACCAACGCGCTCCTGTCGGGGGTGATCCCCGAGGTGAAACGCGCGCTCGGGGTGCCGGTGTTCGTCACGCTCCAGGGCGACGACATTTTTCTCGATGAATTGTCGCCCGGCGAACGCGCCCGGTGCGCGGAGCTGATTCGCGCCAACGGGCGCTCGGTAGACGCGTACATCAGCACGAGCGCGTACTACGCCGACCACATGGCGGGCTATCTGGGGGTCCCGCGCGGGGACATCTGTGTCATACCGCCGGGTATCAACCTGACCGGCCACGGCGGGCCGGCCGACGCACCCGGCAACCGCGCCCCGACGGTCGGCTACTTCGCCCGGATCTGCCCCGAAAAAGGGTTCCACCGCGCCGTTGAGGCGTTTATTGCATTTCGCCGATTGCCCGACGCACCGGCCGCCCGGTTCAAAGTGAGCGGCTGGCTCGGGGAAGCGAACCGCCCGTTCTACACGGAGCAAGTGAAGCGGCTGGAAGCGGCCGGGCTGCTTGGCGACTTCGAGCACGTCGAGTGCCCCACCCACGAGACCAAAGTTCAGTTCATGCGGTCCATCGACGTGCTGTGCGTCCCCACCGTGTACCGCGAGCCGAAGGGGCTGTACGTGATGGAAGCGTGGGCCAACGGGGTGCCCGTGCTGCTCCCCGCGCACGGCGCGTTTCCGGAGCTGGTGGAGTCCACCGGCGGCGGGCTGCTGGTCGATCCGGACTCGATCGACGAACTCGCGGCCGGTATGAAGAAAGTGCTGACGGACCACGCGTTCCGGCAGCGCGCCGGCCGGGCGGGCGAGGCCGCCGTCCGCGCCCGGTACACCGCCGACGCAATGGCCCGCGAAACCGTTACCCTGCTCGAACGCTTCGTCCGCCCCTCCCCGACTCCCGCACCCACCGCATGA
- a CDS encoding TIGR03118 family protein — protein sequence MTARRSSLRAANLRLESLEHRDTPSTSYLPTDLISDQPGVAPVTDPTLVNAWGISLSPNGGAFWVSANGSDLSELYGGDVNGSAITQPFKVAIPGGAPTGQVFAGLANNFVVSGVNASGVPASGASAFIFASENGTITGWNPGVSPSRPAAPGVSTSAVTGYSATDGAVYKGLALAQVNGANYLYATDFHNGKIDVINSQFQKEPLGTNGFGTFTDPNLPAGYAPFDVALLNGKLYVTYAKQDAARHDDVAGAGHGFIDVFETNGRFDGRLVSGGDLNSPWGIALAPSNFGRFSNDLLVGNFGNGTIHAYDPTTGKELGTLMESPGHPLVIDGLWGLAFGNGKSAGDANTLYFAAGPDHEAHGLFGKITANPEGTNPVTAQLSGGVLTITGSPENDAVEVELDRGGDQIVVENHEQVIGRFARGAVGTITFNGYAGNDTFGVDPRITADVIANGGAGNDVLIGGGGNNILIGGPGNDVLVAGPGRDILIGGGGNDVLIGGRGDDILIGGSTAFDDDPAALTQILNVWSSNLSYNDRIAAIRAGTGGVPALDSATVADDGDRDILIGGIGQDWFLATGPDRIFRKRAGEQVN from the coding sequence ATGACCGCGCGCCGAAGTTCGCTCCGGGCCGCCAACCTGCGCCTGGAGAGCCTGGAACACCGGGACACCCCGAGCACGTCCTACTTGCCGACCGACCTGATCTCCGATCAGCCGGGCGTCGCCCCGGTCACCGACCCGACACTCGTGAACGCCTGGGGCATCTCCCTCAGCCCCAACGGCGGCGCGTTCTGGGTTTCGGCCAACGGCAGCGACCTGAGCGAGCTGTACGGCGGTGACGTCAACGGCAGCGCGATCACGCAACCGTTCAAAGTCGCCATCCCCGGCGGCGCCCCGACCGGCCAGGTGTTCGCGGGCCTCGCCAACAACTTCGTTGTCAGCGGGGTGAACGCCAGCGGGGTGCCGGCCTCCGGCGCGAGCGCCTTCATCTTCGCCAGCGAGAACGGGACCATCACCGGCTGGAACCCCGGCGTCTCCCCCAGCCGGCCGGCCGCGCCGGGCGTGTCCACGAGCGCCGTCACCGGCTACAGCGCGACGGACGGGGCCGTCTACAAGGGCCTCGCGCTGGCCCAGGTCAACGGCGCGAACTACCTCTACGCGACGGACTTCCACAACGGGAAGATCGACGTCATCAACAGCCAGTTCCAAAAGGAGCCCCTCGGCACCAACGGGTTCGGCACGTTCACCGACCCGAACCTGCCGGCGGGCTACGCCCCGTTCGACGTGGCGCTCCTGAACGGCAAGCTCTACGTCACGTACGCGAAGCAGGACGCGGCCCGGCACGACGACGTCGCCGGCGCCGGGCACGGCTTCATCGACGTGTTCGAGACGAACGGTCGGTTCGACGGCCGCCTCGTCAGCGGCGGGGACCTGAACTCGCCGTGGGGGATCGCACTCGCCCCGTCGAACTTCGGCCGGTTCAGCAACGACCTCCTGGTCGGCAACTTCGGCAACGGGACGATCCACGCCTACGACCCGACCACCGGGAAGGAGCTGGGCACCCTGATGGAATCGCCGGGCCACCCGCTGGTGATCGACGGGCTGTGGGGGCTGGCGTTCGGGAACGGGAAGTCCGCGGGCGACGCGAACACGTTGTACTTCGCCGCCGGCCCCGACCACGAGGCGCACGGGCTGTTCGGGAAGATCACCGCCAATCCGGAGGGGACGAACCCGGTCACGGCGCAACTGTCCGGCGGGGTCCTCACGATCACCGGCAGCCCCGAGAACGACGCCGTCGAGGTGGAACTCGACCGCGGCGGCGATCAGATCGTCGTCGAGAACCACGAGCAGGTGATCGGCCGGTTCGCCCGCGGCGCGGTCGGCACCATCACGTTCAACGGGTACGCCGGCAACGACACGTTCGGCGTGGACCCTCGGATCACGGCCGACGTGATCGCCAACGGCGGGGCGGGCAACGACGTCCTCATCGGCGGCGGCGGGAACAACATCCTGATCGGCGGGCCGGGGAACGACGTCCTCGTCGCCGGTCCCGGACGCGACATCCTCATCGGCGGCGGCGGGAACGACGTCCTCATCGGCGGCCGGGGCGACGACATCCTGATCGGCGGCTCGACCGCCTTCGACGACGACCCGGCCGCGCTCACGCAGATCCTCAACGTGTGGAGTTCGAACCTCTCTTACAACGACCGAATCGCGGCCATCCGGGCGGGAACGGGTGGTGTACCGGCGCTCGATTCCGCCACGGTCGCCGACGACGGGGACCGTGATATTCTCATCGGCGGGATCGGTCAGGACTGGTTCCTCGCCACCGGTCCCGATCGGATCTTCCGGAAGCGAGCGGGCGAACAGGTGAACTGA
- a CDS encoding RNA polymerase sigma factor, which produces MTNLGTCLNGLIELEEPPADVALLARWCATRDAVAMELLVRRHGQMVLGVCRRVLGNVADADDAFQATFLIFVEKAGTLTRPEQSAGWLHAVALRVSQRARAVRNRRREREAELVDAADPTEPGAASETADLRRALDAELDRLPEKYRLPIVLCELEGRTLDEAARLLGWPKGTVAGRLSRGRELLRKRLSRRGIGLPLFLIVPAPAIGSFLPSEPLVSATVAGATGTGTVGSAPSAELARAVMRDGFRRRLRLVVLLLLTAAAFAFFGWQAGAAGARSAQARAGSGGCPLHSSP; this is translated from the coding sequence ATGACGAACCTGGGCACCTGCTTGAACGGCCTGATCGAACTCGAAGAGCCCCCGGCGGACGTGGCGCTGCTCGCCCGGTGGTGCGCGACGCGGGACGCGGTCGCCATGGAGCTTCTGGTCCGCCGGCACGGGCAAATGGTGCTGGGCGTGTGTCGCCGGGTCCTCGGCAACGTGGCCGATGCCGACGACGCGTTCCAGGCCACGTTCCTCATTTTCGTCGAAAAGGCCGGAACGCTGACCCGGCCGGAGCAATCGGCCGGGTGGCTGCACGCGGTCGCGCTCCGGGTGTCGCAACGGGCACGGGCGGTTCGGAACCGCCGGCGCGAGCGGGAGGCTGAACTGGTGGACGCCGCGGACCCGACCGAGCCCGGAGCGGCGAGCGAAACAGCCGACCTCCGGCGCGCCCTTGACGCGGAGCTGGACCGGTTGCCCGAAAAGTACCGGCTCCCGATCGTCCTGTGTGAACTCGAAGGGCGCACCCTGGACGAAGCGGCGCGGCTCCTCGGCTGGCCCAAGGGGACAGTCGCGGGGCGCCTCTCACGGGGCCGCGAGTTGCTGCGGAAGCGGCTCTCCCGGCGCGGGATCGGGCTGCCGCTCTTCCTCATCGTTCCGGCGCCCGCGATCGGATCTTTCCTGCCCTCGGAACCGCTCGTTTCGGCCACCGTGGCCGGTGCGACCGGGACCGGAACGGTCGGCAGCGCGCCGTCCGCGGAACTGGCCCGGGCGGTCATGAGGGACGGCTTCCGAAGGCGGCTCCGCCTCGTCGTGCTGCTGCTCCTCACCGCCGCCGCGTTCGCGTTTTTCGGTTGGCAGGCCGGTGCCGCCGGCGCCCGATCGGCACAGGCTCGGGCGGGTTCCGGCGGCTGTCCGCTCCATTCGTCCCCGTAG
- a CDS encoding Gfo/Idh/MocA family protein, translating to MPKITRRAALTSAAATFAAPFVWRLHAHAAPSETVLHASFGADGMAGADIASLTASKNLKLVAVAEVDSNSKNLAALKKRVPELRVYSDYRVLLDKERDLNSVNVSTPDHMHAPIGMRALNRGLHVYGQKPLTQTIYEARRLTEVAAEKKLVTQMGIQIHSARKHKLVVKLIQDGVIGKVKEVHSWSGKSWGDTSPKPTRTDKVPEGFDWDLWLGVASQRPFIGGSYYHPGNWRKRLDFGTGTFGDMGCHILDPVFGAIGVGNPSSIRSELPGPNDYNWSLDVQVKYVFPGSKFTTDTVELTWYNGTARPPKEVVAHIGKLPLDGQGSILIGTKGVMYSQYDSGNTPVLLPAAEFADFKVPELKSDDHYLQFVEAVRGNGTTSAPFSYAGPLTEMVLLGCLATRFPKTDLKWDTKAVKVTNNTAANAFVRKTYRKGFEVEGL from the coding sequence ATGCCCAAGATTACCCGCCGCGCCGCCCTCACATCCGCCGCCGCCACCTTCGCCGCCCCCTTCGTGTGGCGGTTGCACGCCCACGCCGCCCCTAGCGAAACCGTCCTGCACGCGAGCTTCGGCGCCGACGGCATGGCGGGTGCGGACATCGCTTCGCTCACCGCGAGCAAGAACCTGAAGCTCGTCGCCGTCGCGGAAGTGGATTCGAATTCGAAGAACCTCGCGGCCCTCAAGAAGCGGGTCCCCGAACTGCGCGTGTACTCCGACTACCGGGTGCTCCTCGACAAAGAGAGGGACCTGAACTCGGTCAACGTGTCCACGCCCGACCACATGCACGCCCCGATCGGGATGCGGGCGCTGAACCGCGGGCTCCACGTGTACGGCCAGAAGCCGCTGACGCAGACCATCTACGAGGCGCGCCGGCTCACGGAAGTCGCCGCGGAGAAGAAGCTCGTCACGCAGATGGGCATCCAGATTCACTCCGCCCGCAAGCACAAGCTCGTCGTGAAACTGATCCAGGACGGGGTGATCGGGAAGGTGAAGGAGGTTCACTCGTGGAGCGGGAAGTCGTGGGGCGACACGAGCCCGAAACCGACCAGAACGGACAAGGTGCCCGAGGGCTTCGACTGGGACCTGTGGCTCGGCGTCGCGAGCCAGCGGCCGTTCATCGGCGGCAGCTACTACCACCCGGGCAACTGGCGCAAGCGCCTCGACTTCGGCACCGGGACGTTCGGCGACATGGGCTGCCACATCCTCGACCCGGTGTTCGGCGCGATCGGCGTCGGCAACCCCAGTTCGATCCGCTCGGAACTGCCCGGCCCGAACGACTACAACTGGTCGCTCGACGTACAGGTGAAGTACGTGTTCCCCGGCAGCAAGTTCACGACCGACACCGTCGAACTGACGTGGTACAACGGCACCGCCCGGCCACCGAAGGAGGTCGTCGCCCACATCGGCAAGTTGCCGCTCGACGGCCAGGGCTCGATCCTGATCGGCACCAAGGGCGTGATGTACTCGCAGTACGATTCGGGCAACACGCCGGTCCTGCTGCCGGCCGCCGAGTTCGCCGATTTCAAGGTGCCGGAACTGAAGAGCGACGACCACTACCTCCAGTTCGTCGAGGCGGTGCGCGGGAACGGGACGACCTCGGCCCCGTTCAGCTACGCCGGCCCGCTGACGGAAATGGTCCTCCTCGGCTGCCTCGCCACGCGGTTCCCCAAGACGGACCTCAAGTGGGACACGAAGGCGGTCAAAGTCACGAACAACACCGCCGCCAACGCCTTCGTGCGCAAGACCTACCGTAAGGGCTTTGAGGTTGAGGGGCTGTAA
- a CDS encoding GspE/PulE family protein — protein MGSLTAPPTSSPNRVRVAEPAADGFTTNIAAGSPPETVTHLLDHAVALGASDLFFSAEDGSYSASLRHLGIIRKIGRLPAELARHCLAHIRAEAAMDIAEHRRPQDGRFTHQTGTGKFIDLRVCSMPTLNGEDLSIRVLDREAGALPVDRLGLLPDDREKLGQLLHRPGGLLLVTGPTGSGKTTTLYACLRHLNDGSRRIHAIEDPIECALAGVHQSQPNAKLGLTFPELLRGIVRQGPDVIMIGEIRDAETAHTAVSAANSGHLVLATLHAPVAAGGVASMLAFGVAPHFLATSLIGIVSQRLVRTFCPECRFPIEGDWVNGDPLTPRYAALGCPVCHHSGFGARTALFEVLTVTRPIRSLVQAREPSHVIEDQARREGMTDFLKAANALIASGRTDPDEVKRCVPPDCLGSAEHT, from the coding sequence ATGGGATCGCTCACGGCACCGCCCACCAGTTCCCCCAACCGCGTGCGTGTCGCGGAGCCGGCCGCCGACGGGTTCACCACGAACATCGCCGCCGGGAGCCCGCCCGAGACGGTCACGCACCTGCTCGACCACGCGGTCGCGCTCGGGGCCAGTGACCTGTTCTTCTCAGCGGAGGACGGCTCCTACTCGGCCTCCCTGCGGCACCTGGGGATCATCCGAAAGATCGGGCGGCTTCCCGCGGAACTCGCCCGGCACTGTCTGGCTCACATCCGGGCCGAAGCCGCAATGGACATCGCGGAGCACCGCCGCCCCCAGGACGGGCGGTTCACGCACCAGACGGGGACGGGCAAGTTCATCGACCTGCGCGTCTGCTCGATGCCCACCCTCAACGGCGAGGACCTCTCCATCCGCGTACTCGATCGGGAAGCCGGGGCTCTGCCCGTGGACCGACTCGGCCTCCTGCCCGACGATCGCGAAAAGCTGGGTCAGTTGCTGCACCGCCCCGGCGGGTTGCTCCTCGTGACCGGACCGACCGGGTCCGGAAAGACCACCACGCTCTACGCGTGCCTCCGGCACCTGAACGACGGGTCGCGGCGCATCCACGCCATCGAGGACCCGATCGAGTGCGCGCTCGCGGGCGTTCACCAGTCCCAACCGAACGCGAAACTGGGGCTGACCTTTCCGGAACTGCTCCGCGGGATCGTGCGCCAGGGGCCGGACGTCATCATGATCGGGGAGATCCGCGACGCGGAGACCGCACACACCGCCGTGTCCGCCGCGAACAGCGGGCACCTCGTCCTCGCGACCCTGCACGCACCGGTCGCGGCGGGCGGCGTCGCGAGCATGTTGGCCTTCGGCGTCGCGCCGCACTTCCTCGCGACCTCGCTCATCGGGATCGTGTCCCAACGCCTGGTGCGAACGTTCTGTCCCGAATGCCGGTTCCCGATCGAAGGGGATTGGGTGAACGGCGACCCGCTGACCCCCCGCTACGCGGCGCTCGGCTGCCCGGTCTGCCACCACAGCGGATTCGGGGCCCGCACCGCACTGTTCGAGGTGCTCACCGTGACTCGACCGATCCGCTCGCTGGTCCAGGCCCGGGAGCCGTCGCACGTCATCGAAGACCAGGCGCGCCGCGAGGGCATGACCGATTTCCTGAAAGCCGCAAACGCCCTGATCGCCAGCGGGCGCACCGATCCGGACGAGGTCAAGAGGTGCGTCCCGCCGGACTGCCTCGGCAGCGCGGAACACACGTGA
- a CDS encoding amidohydrolase family protein encodes MIDVHIHAVPPNLPGTGSLAPLLRQPLEVIAAELRREMQTAGVTDALAMGAWNAGGDDPLGINRTLELVPFVPGLRPIGVADPTRTDDEHFRRVELVLASGAVVALKGYLGYLHFEPAHPNYRRYYELAAKYRVPVMFHTGDTYSPQAKLKYAHPLGIDEVAVDHPDCRFLMCHLGNPWTTDAAEVIYKNMNVWADLSGLMVGDDGAFASDEGREAASELAHTIRRAIRYSERPNRFVYGTDWPLAPMTAYREFIREAVPPEHHELVFEENARRLFRL; translated from the coding sequence ATGATCGATGTCCACATCCACGCGGTCCCACCGAACCTGCCCGGTACGGGCTCGCTCGCCCCGCTCCTCCGCCAGCCGCTCGAAGTGATCGCGGCCGAACTGCGGCGCGAGATGCAGACGGCGGGCGTCACGGACGCCCTCGCGATGGGCGCCTGGAACGCGGGCGGCGACGACCCGCTCGGCATCAACCGCACGCTGGAACTCGTCCCGTTCGTTCCCGGCCTCCGCCCCATCGGGGTGGCCGATCCCACCCGGACCGACGACGAGCACTTCCGCCGCGTCGAACTCGTCCTCGCGAGCGGCGCGGTGGTCGCGCTCAAGGGCTACCTGGGCTACCTGCACTTCGAGCCGGCCCACCCGAACTACCGGCGCTACTACGAACTCGCCGCCAAGTACCGCGTGCCCGTCATGTTCCACACCGGCGACACGTACTCGCCCCAGGCGAAACTCAAATACGCCCACCCGCTCGGCATCGACGAGGTCGCGGTGGATCACCCCGACTGCCGGTTCCTCATGTGCCACCTCGGGAACCCGTGGACGACCGACGCCGCGGAGGTCATCTACAAGAACATGAACGTCTGGGCCGACCTCTCCGGCCTGATGGTCGGTGACGACGGTGCGTTCGCGTCCGATGAGGGCCGCGAGGCCGCGTCGGAACTGGCGCACACCATCCGACGCGCCATCCGCTATTCCGAGCGCCCGAACCGGTTCGTGTACGGCACCGACTGGCCGCTCGCACCGATGACGGCGTACCGCGAGTTCATTCGTGAAGCCGTTCCGCCCGAACACCACGAATTGGTTTTTGAGGAGAACGCCCGACGCCTCTTCCGATTGTAG
- a CDS encoding tyrosine-type recombinase/integrase gives MPRSSFPSLRHHKPTGQGVVTVRLSSGGRKDLYCGGHGTAAAHAEYNRIVGLLAANGGVYPDDGPDLTVAEALVKYALHCDTYYRNPDGTPTGTTDDIKITLGYVKRLFAPTPLADFGITQLKLVRDSMVRDGRVRKQVNRRVGMVRGFIKWCVESGFVSGSVLDGMRAVKPLAPGRSEAKERPPVEPADPASVEKVLPYLSKPLGAVVRLLRLTGARPSEVLLMRPRDLDRAGDVWALTPARHKGSWRGKSRIVHFGPEARAVLAPWLEATPSPDAFVFSPVRAEEERNTERNAKRKTPRYPSHMARNVAKRKGIRRARPIADHYTHTVLSCAVNRACKKAKVTPFTPYSLRHLKAVELRQRYGLEHVRATLGHSFAGMSDHYSKAADSALAARAAAETG, from the coding sequence ATGCCACGTTCTTCGTTTCCGTCTCTTCGACACCACAAGCCGACCGGTCAGGGCGTCGTCACCGTCCGGCTTTCGTCCGGTGGACGCAAAGACCTGTACTGCGGCGGTCATGGCACCGCGGCCGCACACGCCGAGTACAACCGCATCGTCGGGTTGCTCGCGGCGAACGGCGGTGTCTATCCCGACGACGGGCCGGACCTCACTGTTGCGGAAGCGCTCGTGAAGTACGCGCTGCACTGCGACACCTACTACCGGAACCCCGACGGCACCCCGACTGGCACGACCGACGACATCAAGATCACACTCGGGTATGTCAAGCGGCTGTTCGCTCCGACGCCGCTGGCCGACTTCGGGATCACGCAACTGAAGCTCGTTCGCGACTCGATGGTTCGGGACGGGCGGGTACGGAAGCAAGTGAACCGGCGGGTCGGGATGGTGCGCGGGTTCATCAAGTGGTGCGTGGAATCGGGGTTCGTGTCCGGCTCCGTGCTGGACGGGATGCGAGCGGTCAAGCCGCTCGCGCCGGGTCGATCTGAGGCGAAGGAGCGCCCGCCGGTCGAACCGGCTGATCCCGCATCGGTAGAGAAGGTATTGCCGTACCTGTCTAAGCCGCTGGGGGCGGTCGTGAGGTTGCTACGCCTGACCGGCGCGCGCCCGTCCGAAGTCCTCTTGATGCGGCCCCGTGACCTCGACCGCGCCGGCGACGTGTGGGCGCTGACGCCCGCTCGTCACAAAGGAAGTTGGAGGGGCAAGTCGCGCATCGTACACTTCGGGCCGGAAGCCCGCGCCGTGCTCGCGCCGTGGCTCGAAGCAACTCCTTCGCCCGATGCCTTTGTGTTTTCCCCCGTCCGCGCCGAAGAGGAGCGGAACACCGAACGGAACGCGAAGCGGAAGACCCCGCGGTATCCCTCCCATATGGCCCGCAACGTGGCGAAGCGCAAAGGCATCAGGAGGGCGAGGCCGATCGCCGACCACTACACCCACACCGTACTCTCGTGCGCGGTGAACCGCGCGTGCAAGAAGGCCAAGGTGACACCCTTCACGCCGTACAGCTTGCGGCACCTGAAGGCGGTTGAGCTTCGTCAGCGGTACGGCCTGGAACACGTCAGGGCAACCCTGGGTCACAGCTTTGCCGGAATGAGCGACCACTACAGCAAGGCGGCCGATTCGGCGCTCGCCGCGCGGGCGGCGGCTGAGACGGGCTGA
- a CDS encoding DUF1580 domain-containing protein has translation MNATAMVERLLGEDGKLSMVAAGALLGEGQGGAPIHPATVTRWCLKGVKVAGGRRLQLEHIRAGGKLITTRAAIVRFLAAQTSTPDGTAVPRTPAERRRSTDAAVAELEKLGV, from the coding sequence ATGAACGCAACGGCGATGGTCGAACGGCTGCTGGGCGAGGACGGGAAGCTGTCGATGGTGGCGGCCGGCGCACTGCTGGGAGAGGGTCAGGGAGGCGCTCCGATCCACCCCGCCACGGTCACCCGCTGGTGTTTGAAGGGCGTCAAGGTGGCAGGCGGGCGCCGGCTCCAATTGGAACACATTCGCGCTGGCGGGAAGCTCATCACGACCCGTGCGGCGATCGTGCGATTCCTCGCGGCACAGACCTCAACCCCTGATGGGACGGCGGTTCCGCGGACCCCGGCCGAGCGCCGGCGTTCGACGGACGCGGCGGTAGCGGAGTTGGAAAAATTGGGCGTGTAG
- a CDS encoding helix-turn-helix transcriptional regulator yields the protein MGEAPAQPTSATDPARATVTRQEFARLLGIGIATLDRNRSKLPAPLSIGRRVLWLRTAVLAYVSGKQG from the coding sequence ATGGGCGAAGCCCCGGCCCAACCCACGAGCGCAACCGACCCGGCGCGAGCGACTGTCACGCGTCAGGAATTCGCGCGGTTGCTGGGTATCGGCATCGCGACCCTGGACCGTAACAGGTCCAAGCTGCCGGCTCCGCTCTCGATCGGCCGGCGCGTGCTTTGGCTGCGGACGGCAGTCCTCGCCTACGTCTCCGGAAAACAGGGCTGA
- a CDS encoding AAA family ATPase, with amino-acid sequence MNRDFDATAKPALSSTRSGDKAGGSSLPIVYFGDIRPALDAADFVEGLLIENAMSVVYGESGSGKTFFVLDLALHVAAGRRWRGREVDRKGVLYLALEGGHGVSNRIAAFRAAHPELPGTLPFAVVPVSLDLLAPDGDTLRVVEAARDAAERLGVPVGMIVIDTLSRAMAGGNENASEDMGALIRNIDLIRQSLPAHIVVVHHSGKDGAKGARGHSSLRAATDAEIEVSRDQTNGTSTARVTKQRDLELVGEFPYRLESVTLGTNRRGKPVTSCVVREVDPVQVQTDAAGLKVLKAKEALRQKLAAEDAAVLDAIDAETGRGFAGATITAIRKTLGWGEPRIRGVLARLEEDFAVRSCEVRKAKGNAAQTKAAGWCRVSIKQQCEIS; translated from the coding sequence TTGAACCGCGACTTTGATGCGACGGCGAAACCGGCCTTATCCTCGACTCGTTCGGGTGATAAGGCCGGCGGATCGTCGCTCCCGATCGTGTACTTCGGCGACATCCGCCCGGCGCTCGACGCGGCCGACTTCGTTGAGGGGCTATTGATCGAGAACGCGATGAGCGTGGTTTACGGCGAGTCCGGGAGCGGGAAGACGTTCTTTGTCCTCGACCTCGCGTTACACGTTGCAGCGGGGCGGCGGTGGCGTGGCCGGGAGGTGGACCGTAAGGGGGTGTTGTACCTCGCGCTCGAAGGCGGGCACGGGGTCAGTAACCGTATAGCCGCGTTCCGTGCGGCACACCCGGAGTTGCCCGGAACGCTGCCCTTCGCGGTGGTTCCCGTCTCGCTCGATCTGCTCGCCCCGGACGGCGACACGCTCCGGGTGGTTGAGGCGGCGCGGGACGCGGCCGAACGGCTGGGGGTGCCGGTCGGGATGATCGTGATCGACACTCTTTCGCGCGCGATGGCTGGCGGCAACGAGAACGCAAGCGAGGACATGGGGGCGTTGATTCGCAACATCGACCTGATTCGCCAATCGCTGCCCGCCCACATCGTTGTTGTCCACCACTCAGGCAAGGACGGGGCGAAGGGTGCCCGCGGGCACTCTTCACTTAGGGCCGCGACGGACGCGGAGATTGAGGTGTCCCGCGACCAGACCAACGGTACATCCACGGCCCGCGTCACAAAGCAACGCGATCTGGAATTGGTCGGGGAATTCCCCTACCGCCTGGAGTCGGTCACGCTCGGCACCAACCGCCGCGGTAAGCCGGTCACGTCCTGTGTCGTGCGCGAAGTCGATCCCGTTCAGGTGCAAACGGACGCGGCCGGGCTGAAGGTCTTGAAGGCGAAAGAAGCCCTCCGGCAGAAGTTGGCCGCCGAGGACGCGGCGGTCTTGGATGCCATCGACGCCGAGACGGGCCGCGGGTTCGCCGGTGCCACCATTACGGCGATCCGCAAGACGCTGGGCTGGGGCGAGCCGAGAATTCGGGGCGTACTCGCCCGGCTCGAAGAAGACTTTGCGGTCCGCTCGTGTGAGGTACGGAAGGCGAAGGGTAACGCCGCGCAGACGAAGGCGGCCGGTTGGTGCCGGGTATCGATCAAACAGCAGTGCGAGATTTCTTGA